The following is a genomic window from Methanoplanus sp. FWC-SCC4.
AACGATGCCTGATATCCTTTCAGACGGGTCTGTCACGGGAAGGTGGTTGATCCTCTTTTTGATGAGTACTGCCGATGCCTCTTTGATTGTTGCCTTTTCACTGATTGTGATTGCAGGAGCGGACATTACGTCCTTTGAACATATCTGTGAGAGAAAACGGGCGATTATGTAGTTTAGCTGGCCGCCTTCAATTAAAAACGCGTCATGTCCGTAATGTGATCTGATCTCCGCATAATCCGCTTTTGCTCCGTTTTCGAGCAGTGCCGATACGATTTCCTTTGATTCAGAGGGCGGGTAAAGCCAGTCCGATGTTATTGCGATTACGAGAAATCTGGCCCTGACACCCGAAAGCCCCTCTGTGAGGGTTTTGTTTTTGGACAGATCAAAGAGGTCGACTGCCTTTGTTATGTAAAGGTAAGAGTTTGCATCAAATCTCTTTGTAAACGAACCTCCCTGATAGTCAAGGTAGCTTTCTACCTGGAAGTCGGGCAAGAGATCAGGTTCCGCCTTCTCTCCAAGAAGCGTCTCCCTCCCGAATTTATCAACCATCGATTCCGGGCTTAGGTATGTTGTATGTCCTATCATCCTTGCAAGCGAGAGCCCTTTTGCCGGAAAGGTTTCGCCGTAGTAACGGCCGCCTTTCCAGTCGGGGTCATCGGTTACAGCCTTTCTGCCAATTGCGTTGAAGGCTATCTGCTGGGGGCCCGGAGATGCTGTTGTCGCAATTGCTATCGCTTTTTTTACCATATCAGGGTACGATACGGCCCACTCGAGAACCTGCATTCCTCCCATCGAGCCTCCGGCAACTGCAAAGAGGCATTTTACGCCGATATGCTCAAGCAGAAGCTTTTGTGCCCTGACCATGTCTTTGATTGTTACGACCGGGAAGTCGGGCCCCCATTCTCTGCCGGTATTTTTGTTCAGCGATGAAGGGCCTGTTGAGCCGCTGCATCCTCCGAGGACATTTGAG
Proteins encoded in this region:
- the metX gene encoding homoserine O-acetyltransferase MetX, with translation MGNRKGTVGSIKKGIFSSPGDFVTEGGRVLPGIEIAYEVYGQMNADKSNAVLICHPLTADAHAAGWHDGDKKPGWWDIAIGPGKAFDTDKFCVISSNVLGGCSGSTGPSSLNKNTGREWGPDFPVVTIKDMVRAQKLLLEHIGVKCLFAVAGGSMGGMQVLEWAVSYPDMVKKAIAIATTASPGPQQIAFNAIGRKAVTDDPDWKGGRYYGETFPAKGLSLARMIGHTTYLSPESMVDKFGRETLLGEKAEPDLLPDFQVESYLDYQGGSFTKRFDANSYLYITKAVDLFDLSKNKTLTEGLSGVRARFLVIAITSDWLYPPSESKEIVSALLENGAKADYAEIRSHYGHDAFLIEGGQLNYIIARFLSQICSKDVMSAPAITISEKATIKEASAVLIKKRINHLPVTDPSERISGIVTSWDIAKAVACGLERLEEIITSDVICTGPEEPIEKAAEKMSKNSISALPVVDRTGKILGIITSEGLSRLIGR